One region of Flavobacterium sp. KACC 22763 genomic DNA includes:
- a CDS encoding SusC/RagA family TonB-linked outer membrane protein — protein MKKIFLIFMIVFTAQVSLAQVKSVKGVITDSEGMPLPGASVLVQGSQKGTTTDFDGLYTIEVQKGQTLVFSYVGLGTQNIVVGDAATINVKMVQAASNALNEVVVTSLGLKRSKKTLTYAAQEVKGEEVTRVKDANLMNSLSGKVAGLIVGKSSAGAGGAAKVTIRGNSSATNNQPLYVIDGIPMLNSNSSQANQVFGDTAGGNRDGGDAISMMNPDDIESMTVLKGASAAALYGSQGANGVIVITTKKGKEGNVTASYNASVFVDNVVSLPEFQTSYGAAPSSDKTWGDPKNSPDHVKDFYNTGLTMINSVSVNGGSDKMSTSLTYANTKVDGVIPTNEFKKNNIALRQSVKLFDDKVTIDGAISYAEQKIINKPTNGLYFNPLTGVYLFPRGNDFNDYYKNFEEFNVSRNLMTQRWPAQTSDIIQNPGWILNRNQSIDKNQSLITSAAITYKATDWLSIKARGGYNKFDNIFDKRMYAGTNETLAPSTGRYIYSDSESNQLYGDLIATINTKFSDDFSFSANLGTSITKSTINDAYLSDSGQKNGLVNANWFNTGNFVSAERNAHTVGGKKEVQSLFASATIGYKDMIYLDLTGRNDWSSTLVNTDNLSFFYPSVGLSAVLSQMVSLPEAISYAKVRASFAQVGNDISPFLTSPVNTLVGGIVTPPLVGPQPGTSLKPEMQNSYEFGTEWRFLNNRIGFDFTYYHNETKNQLITAPAPIPNTTGYANYAFNAGSIENKGFEITVTAKAIQNENFSWDLGLNYASNKNTVLDLGTGANGELNTVVLTNGDPNSYRYVMKEGQPFGTIQGKDILRNDQGQMLLAGKGDKALVQKTEKWIDMGSSNPDFMLGFSNSFKYKKIFLNVLIDGRFGGNVMSMTEAMLDSYGVSKASGDARAAGGVKVNALDEDGVPVTTMSAQNYYSSVGDRAGATGEYMYKATNVKLGELSLGYTFDFSKTTIFKAVNVSLVGKNLFFFYKDAPFDPNVTLSSGEGLQGVDIFGLPSTRSIGVNLNLTF, from the coding sequence ATGAAAAAAATTTTCTTAATCTTTATGATTGTTTTTACGGCGCAAGTTTCGCTTGCACAAGTAAAAAGTGTCAAAGGTGTGATTACAGATTCTGAAGGTATGCCATTACCAGGAGCTTCTGTTTTGGTACAAGGAAGTCAAAAAGGAACAACTACCGATTTTGATGGATTGTATACGATTGAAGTTCAAAAAGGACAGACATTAGTTTTTAGTTATGTAGGTCTTGGAACACAGAACATAGTTGTAGGCGATGCTGCTACAATAAATGTAAAAATGGTACAGGCTGCATCAAATGCACTAAATGAAGTAGTAGTAACTTCATTGGGACTTAAAAGATCAAAAAAGACTTTGACTTACGCAGCCCAGGAAGTTAAAGGGGAAGAGGTTACAAGAGTTAAGGATGCTAACTTAATGAACAGCTTATCTGGTAAAGTTGCGGGTCTTATTGTTGGAAAAAGTTCAGCTGGAGCTGGTGGTGCAGCAAAAGTGACTATACGTGGTAACTCATCTGCAACAAATAACCAGCCATTATATGTTATTGACGGTATTCCAATGTTAAACTCTAACTCATCTCAAGCAAATCAGGTTTTTGGTGATACAGCTGGAGGAAATAGAGATGGTGGAGATGCAATCTCTATGATGAACCCTGATGATATTGAATCGATGACAGTTCTTAAAGGAGCTTCTGCAGCTGCTTTATATGGTTCTCAAGGAGCAAATGGTGTTATCGTAATTACAACTAAAAAAGGAAAAGAAGGAAACGTAACAGCATCTTATAACGCGAGTGTATTTGTTGATAATGTAGTTTCATTACCAGAATTTCAAACTAGTTATGGTGCAGCGCCATCATCTGATAAAACTTGGGGAGATCCTAAAAACTCTCCTGACCACGTAAAAGATTTTTACAATACAGGTCTTACTATGATCAACTCTGTATCTGTAAATGGTGGATCTGATAAAATGTCAACTAGTCTTACTTATGCAAACACTAAAGTTGATGGTGTAATTCCAACAAACGAGTTTAAGAAAAATAACATTGCACTTCGTCAAAGCGTTAAATTATTTGATGATAAAGTAACTATTGATGGTGCGATATCTTATGCAGAGCAAAAAATTATAAATAAACCAACAAACGGATTGTACTTCAATCCATTGACAGGTGTTTATTTATTCCCAAGAGGAAATGATTTTAACGATTACTATAAAAACTTTGAAGAATTCAATGTGTCAAGAAACTTAATGACTCAAAGATGGCCTGCTCAGACATCCGATATTATTCAAAATCCAGGTTGGATTTTAAATAGAAATCAATCTATTGATAAAAATCAATCTTTAATTACTTCTGCAGCTATTACATATAAAGCAACAGATTGGTTAAGCATTAAAGCAAGAGGAGGTTATAATAAATTTGATAATATTTTTGATAAGAGAATGTATGCTGGTACAAATGAAACATTGGCACCATCTACAGGTAGATATATTTACTCAGATAGTGAAAGTAACCAATTATATGGAGATTTAATTGCTACTATCAATACTAAATTCAGTGATGATTTTTCATTCAGCGCTAACCTTGGTACAAGTATCACAAAATCTACAATCAACGATGCTTACTTAAGTGATTCAGGTCAAAAAAATGGACTTGTAAATGCAAACTGGTTTAATACAGGAAACTTTGTATCTGCAGAAAGAAATGCTCATACTGTTGGAGGTAAAAAAGAAGTTCAATCACTTTTTGCAAGTGCAACGATTGGTTACAAAGACATGATTTATCTTGATTTGACTGGAAGAAATGACTGGTCATCAACTTTGGTAAATACAGATAATTTAAGTTTCTTTTATCCTTCAGTAGGTTTATCAGCTGTTTTAAGCCAAATGGTATCTTTACCTGAAGCAATTAGTTATGCAAAAGTTAGAGCTTCATTTGCTCAAGTGGGTAATGATATTTCTCCTTTCTTAACTTCACCAGTAAATACTTTAGTTGGTGGTATTGTTACACCACCATTAGTTGGTCCACAACCAGGAACTTCTTTGAAGCCAGAAATGCAAAATTCTTATGAATTTGGTACAGAATGGAGATTCTTAAACAACAGAATCGGATTTGATTTTACTTACTACCATAACGAAACTAAAAATCAATTAATCACGGCGCCAGCTCCAATTCCAAATACTACGGGATATGCTAACTATGCATTTAATGCAGGAAGTATTGAAAATAAAGGTTTTGAGATTACAGTAACTGCTAAAGCAATTCAAAATGAGAATTTCTCTTGGGATCTTGGATTGAATTATGCTTCAAATAAAAATACAGTACTTGATTTAGGTACAGGTGCAAATGGAGAACTTAATACAGTTGTATTGACTAATGGTGATCCAAATAGCTACAGATATGTTATGAAAGAAGGACAGCCATTCGGGACAATTCAAGGAAAGGATATTTTGAGAAATGATCAAGGTCAGATGTTGCTTGCTGGTAAAGGAGATAAAGCTTTAGTTCAAAAAACGGAAAAGTGGATAGACATGGGAAGTTCAAACCCTGATTTTATGTTAGGTTTTTCAAACTCTTTCAAATACAAGAAAATATTCTTAAATGTGCTTATTGATGGAAGATTTGGAGGTAATGTAATGAGTATGACAGAAGCAATGCTTGATTCTTATGGTGTATCTAAAGCTAGTGGCGATGCAAGAGCTGCTGGAGGAGTTAAAGTAAACGCTTTAGATGAAGATGGAGTTCCAGTAACGACAATGTCTGCACAAAATTACTATAGTTCAGTTGGAGATAGAGCTGGTGCTACTGGAGAGTATATGTACAAAGCAACAAATGTTAAATTAGGCGAGCTTTCTCTAGGATATACTTTTGATTTCAGCAAAACTACAATCTTCAAAGCAGTGAATGTTTCTCTTGTTGGTAAAAACTTATTTTTCTTCTACAAAGATGCTCCGTTTGATCCAAACGTAACATTAAGTTCAGGAGAAGGATTGCAAGGTGTTGATATTTTCGGATTGCCTTCAACAAGAAGTATAGGTGTTAATTTGAATTTAACTTTCTAA
- a CDS encoding sensor histidine kinase, translating into MKEIRKVKFDIKLQNHIWFWGVYFTLNFLRWGAYFNDYPYSFKSNLIEFSLVIPLVYLNLFVLVPKYVLKQKYIMYTFLLLLSLFAIYLAKTALTYYIISENIWPEANREYHPFEINHIVAVCIGELYVLAMASSVYLTLTWLRERERNRSLRENQFKIKLKYLENQIQPHFFFNTLNNLYALSLESSKKVPDVIIKLSNLMEYVLYDVKGTKFVPLIKEIDYIQNYIEIEKLRFENVEVTINLESNIDDVVVPPLIFISLVENAFKHGGLNNKNLKIKINCRVLDNKTLDFEILNNFVISQTHNPKRGIGLVNTKKRLKLIYRNNFSLKHTTKLNFYIIRLQIPTQNED; encoded by the coding sequence TTGAAAGAAATAAGAAAAGTTAAATTTGACATCAAACTGCAAAACCATATATGGTTCTGGGGAGTATATTTTACTTTAAACTTTTTAAGATGGGGTGCTTACTTTAATGATTATCCTTATTCTTTCAAATCGAACTTAATCGAATTTTCATTAGTCATTCCTTTAGTGTATCTTAATTTGTTTGTTTTGGTTCCGAAGTATGTATTGAAGCAAAAATATATTATGTATACATTTTTATTGCTTCTAAGTCTATTTGCAATTTATTTGGCTAAAACCGCCCTTACCTACTATATAATATCTGAAAATATCTGGCCAGAAGCCAATAGAGAATACCATCCATTTGAAATCAATCACATAGTTGCCGTTTGCATTGGTGAGTTGTATGTACTGGCAATGGCATCATCTGTTTACCTCACGTTAACATGGTTAAGAGAAAGAGAAAGAAACCGATCTTTGAGAGAAAACCAATTTAAAATAAAACTTAAGTATCTTGAAAATCAGATTCAGCCACATTTCTTCTTTAATACATTAAACAATCTGTATGCTTTATCATTAGAATCTTCAAAGAAAGTTCCAGATGTAATTATCAAGCTTTCCAACTTGATGGAATATGTATTGTATGATGTAAAAGGAACCAAATTTGTTCCTCTAATTAAAGAAATCGATTATATCCAGAATTATATTGAAATAGAAAAACTCCGTTTTGAAAATGTAGAAGTAACGATAAACCTCGAATCAAATATAGATGATGTTGTCGTGCCACCTCTAATTTTTATCTCATTGGTTGAAAATGCCTTCAAACATGGCGGATTAAACAATAAAAACCTAAAAATTAAGATCAATTGCAGAGTTTTAGACAATAAAACGCTTGATTTTGAAATCTTAAATAATTTTGTAATTTCACAAACTCATAATCCAAAACGAGGAATCGGTTTAGTTAATACAAAAAAGAGGTTAAAATTAATTTATAGAAATAATTTCAGCCTTAAACATACCACTAAACTAAATTTCTACATAATCCGATTGCAAATACCTACCCAGAATGAAGATTAA
- a CDS encoding LytR/AlgR family response regulator transcription factor — MKIKCVLIDDEPLAIKVLQNYFTNFTDFEVIATFNNSLEALDFINSTPVDAVFLDINMPMMTGFELISLIENKTKVIITTAFREFAAESYDLDVLDYLVKPIPLPRFIKCINKITTEYNLKNNIKVETTKGDSHIFIKVDKKMMKINIEEILFVEGMKEYIKVVTPDKTYITHKSLTSLSEELPADRFLRIHKSYVIALNKVKSIEGNRVQIQSYNIPIGRNYSKEVKNKILE, encoded by the coding sequence ATGAAGATTAAATGCGTGTTAATTGATGATGAGCCTTTAGCTATCAAAGTCCTGCAAAATTATTTTACCAATTTTACAGATTTTGAAGTTATAGCAACATTCAATAACTCTTTAGAGGCGCTTGATTTTATCAACAGTACCCCTGTTGATGCTGTCTTTTTAGATATTAACATGCCTATGATGACTGGTTTTGAGCTTATCAGTCTCATTGAGAACAAAACTAAAGTTATCATTACTACTGCATTTAGAGAATTTGCTGCAGAAAGTTATGATTTGGATGTATTAGATTATTTGGTTAAACCAATTCCGTTGCCAAGATTTATAAAATGCATCAATAAAATCACCACCGAATACAATCTCAAAAACAATATTAAAGTAGAAACCACAAAAGGCGATTCTCATATTTTTATTAAAGTCGATAAAAAAATGATGAAAATTAATATTGAAGAAATTTTATTTGTTGAAGGAATGAAGGAATATATAAAAGTGGTCACGCCAGATAAAACCTATATTACTCATAAATCTCTTACATCGCTATCAGAAGAATTACCCGCAGATCGTTTCCTAAGAATACATAAATCGTATGTGATCGCACTAAATAAAGTAAAATCTATAGAAGGAAACCGCGTTCAAATTCAATCATACAACATTCCAATAGGCAGAAACTACAGTAAAGAAGTTAAAAACAAGATATTAGAATAA
- a CDS encoding MFS transporter produces the protein MSSENVQTKWGQFISLIIVFFFWGFVGSANDILIPVFKKVFTLSQVQSQLVAWAFYAAYFVGSIIFFIVSLKVDVLQKYGYKRTLSAGLVLSAIGSFLFVPAATIQSFPFFLTALFTVGLGFSIQQIVANPLAIKMGSPETGAHRLTLAGGINSFGTTIGAILLGIALFGMGDNKKTALSLDDIKLPFIILGLAFIAVAIFMNFSKIEDPVKEEEAIIKDKHSKFNILDYPQLYLGMLGIFIYVGTEVTIISNLPALLHTHEFGNVLEDAVAPFIALYWGSLMIGRWNGGVNVFNTSNLVNTALKFIVPAIAFGVIIGANIFAAHDVSSFYIYPIWILLFIAVSFVGGKNAGKTLMLFGISGLTMMVLGLAWPNPEIAKFFFISGGLFLSIMWPSIFDLAIAGLGKNTGKASSFLIMMILGGGVIPLVQGSICDLDATNPNGIFGITYTHFSYIVPLIGFAYLGFYGFYCPKILKKQGISHVQSEGGGH, from the coding sequence ATGAGTTCAGAAAATGTGCAAACCAAATGGGGGCAATTTATCTCTTTGATAATCGTCTTCTTCTTTTGGGGTTTTGTTGGTTCAGCCAATGACATCCTGATTCCAGTATTCAAAAAAGTATTTACGTTATCGCAAGTACAATCTCAATTAGTAGCTTGGGCATTCTACGCTGCTTATTTTGTTGGATCAATTATATTCTTTATCGTTTCTTTAAAAGTAGACGTTTTACAAAAATACGGCTATAAAAGAACCTTATCTGCAGGATTAGTTTTATCTGCTATAGGTTCATTTTTATTCGTTCCAGCTGCTACAATTCAAAGTTTCCCTTTCTTTCTAACAGCTTTATTTACAGTAGGATTAGGATTTTCAATTCAGCAAATTGTGGCAAACCCTTTAGCTATTAAAATGGGAAGCCCAGAAACTGGAGCACACCGTTTGACACTTGCAGGAGGAATCAACTCTTTCGGAACAACAATCGGAGCTATTTTATTAGGTATTGCCTTGTTTGGAATGGGAGACAACAAAAAAACAGCTCTTTCATTAGACGATATTAAATTGCCATTCATCATTTTAGGTCTTGCATTTATTGCTGTTGCTATTTTTATGAATTTTTCTAAAATCGAAGATCCGGTAAAAGAAGAAGAAGCAATCATCAAAGACAAACACAGTAAATTCAACATTCTTGACTATCCACAATTATACTTGGGTATGTTAGGAATTTTTATTTATGTTGGAACTGAGGTAACTATCATCAGTAATCTACCAGCCTTATTACACACTCACGAGTTCGGAAATGTACTAGAAGATGCTGTTGCACCATTTATTGCGCTTTACTGGGGAAGTTTAATGATCGGCCGTTGGAACGGTGGAGTAAACGTATTCAATACTTCTAACTTGGTAAATACTGCACTAAAATTTATCGTACCAGCTATAGCTTTTGGAGTAATCATTGGAGCAAATATCTTTGCTGCACACGATGTTTCTTCATTCTATATCTATCCAATCTGGATTTTACTATTTATTGCTGTAAGTTTTGTTGGTGGTAAAAACGCTGGAAAAACCTTAATGCTTTTCGGAATTTCAGGATTAACAATGATGGTTTTAGGATTAGCTTGGCCAAACCCAGAAATCGCTAAATTCTTCTTTATTTCTGGAGGATTGTTCTTATCTATCATGTGGCCTTCAATCTTCGATTTAGCGATTGCAGGATTAGGAAAAAACACAGGAAAAGCATCTTCTTTCTTGATCATGATGATTCTTGGAGGTGGAGTTATTCCATTGGTTCAAGGAAGTATCTGTGATTTAGATGCAACAAATCCAAACGGAATTTTCGGCATCACTTACACTCACTTCTCTTACATTGTACCGCTTATTGGTTTTGCATATTTAGGATTCTATGGTTTCTACTGTCCTAAAATCTTGAAAAAACAAGGAATCAGCCACGTACAAAGTGAAGGTGGCGGACACTAA
- the fsa gene encoding fructose-6-phosphate aldolase: protein MKFFIDTANLAQIKEAQALGVLDGVTTNPSLMAKEGITGKNNILKHYVDICNLVEGDVSAEVNALDFEGMVKEGEELAELHEQIVVKLPMTKEGVMAAKYFSDKGIKTNVTLVFSVGQAILAAKAGATYVSPFVGRLDDISTDGLNLIQEIREVYDNYGYETQILAASVRHTMHIVNCAKIGADVMTGPLSAIYGLLKHPLTDIGLAQFVADFEKGNK from the coding sequence ATGAAATTTTTTATTGACACAGCTAATTTAGCTCAAATTAAAGAAGCACAAGCTTTAGGTGTTTTGGATGGTGTAACTACTAATCCGTCATTAATGGCAAAAGAAGGAATCACTGGAAAAAACAATATCCTTAAGCATTATGTTGATATTTGCAATCTTGTTGAAGGTGATGTAAGTGCTGAAGTTAATGCTCTTGACTTTGAAGGTATGGTTAAAGAGGGTGAGGAGCTGGCTGAATTACACGAGCAGATTGTTGTAAAGCTTCCTATGACTAAGGAAGGTGTTATGGCAGCAAAATATTTTTCTGATAAAGGAATCAAAACTAACGTAACTCTTGTTTTCTCTGTAGGGCAAGCTATTTTGGCAGCAAAAGCTGGAGCTACTTATGTTTCTCCGTTTGTTGGTCGTTTAGATGATATTTCTACTGATGGATTGAACTTGATCCAGGAAATTAGAGAGGTTTATGATAACTACGGTTACGAAACTCAAATTTTAGCAGCTTCTGTACGTCACACAATGCATATTGTAAACTGTGCAAAAATTGGTGCTGATGTTATGACTGGACCGCTTTCTGCAATTTACGGTTTATTGAAACATCCATTGACAGATATCGGTTTGGCTCAGTTCGTAGCTGACTTCGAAAAAGGAAATAAATAA
- a CDS encoding SDR family oxidoreductase, with amino-acid sequence MSKVVLITGGSSGIGKSIGEFLHQKGFVVYGTSRNPEKVLNSIFPLVALDVRNSDSIKTAVDKIISTSGRLDIVINNAGVGITGPLEEIPTEEIRNNFETNFFGPIEVMKAALPQMRKQNSGLIINITSIAGYMGLPYRSVYSASKGALELITEALRMEVKSFGIEITNVAPGDFATNIAAGRYHAPVIKNSAYEKVYGDVLATMNDHVDAGSNPNEMAEAVYKIIQTKKPNVHYKVGAFMQKFSIVLKRALPDKMYEKMLMNHYKL; translated from the coding sequence ATGAGTAAAGTCGTTTTAATTACCGGAGGATCATCAGGAATTGGAAAATCTATTGGTGAGTTTTTGCATCAAAAAGGTTTTGTTGTATACGGAACAAGTAGAAATCCTGAAAAAGTTTTAAATTCTATTTTTCCGTTGGTGGCTTTAGATGTTCGAAATTCTGATTCTATTAAAACTGCTGTCGATAAAATTATTTCAACTTCTGGAAGATTAGATATTGTAATTAACAACGCTGGAGTTGGAATTACAGGACCATTAGAAGAAATTCCGACGGAAGAAATTCGAAATAATTTTGAAACGAACTTTTTTGGTCCAATTGAAGTTATGAAGGCTGCGCTTCCGCAAATGCGTAAACAGAATTCGGGACTTATAATCAATATTACTTCAATTGCTGGTTATATGGGATTGCCATACAGAAGTGTTTATTCTGCTTCAAAAGGAGCTTTGGAATTAATTACAGAAGCTTTGAGAATGGAGGTGAAATCTTTTGGAATTGAGATCACAAATGTTGCGCCTGGAGATTTTGCAACTAATATTGCAGCAGGCCGTTATCATGCGCCAGTTATTAAAAATTCTGCTTATGAAAAGGTGTATGGAGATGTTCTGGCAACGATGAACGATCATGTTGATGCAGGAAGTAATCCGAACGAGATGGCTGAAGCTGTTTACAAAATCATTCAGACCAAAAAACCGAATGTGCATTATAAAGTTGGTGCTTTTATGCAGAAGTTTTCGATTGTATTGAAACGTGCGCTTCCAGATAAAATGTATGAGAAGATGCTTATGAATCATTATAAGTTATAA
- a CDS encoding glutaminyl-peptide cyclotransferase, whose product MKKYNFLAVILLGITLIGCKEKNKGENSLFTIDDSAFPAHFTQKEVLNIGILNPNSKEIDSVAYFINDQRVGGTKGAENFRFELIDQKLGYQYLKAKVYFGGDSSDATKRIEVVSDVEPKLLNYKIVNTFAHDSLAFTEGLEFHDGRLFESTGQKEDSYFREVDYKTGKVIKQIDLPKEYFGEGITFFGGKLYQLSWQEKTGFIYDAKTFKLEKTFKYDKDIEGWGMTHDDKYIYHSDGTEKIWKMDPSNQKLIDYINVYSGSSKIKALNELELINGKFYANVWQKDAIAVVDPKSGAVEGIINLSGLRKFVKSKNAEVLNGIAYNPATKTIFVTGKYWDKIFEITISE is encoded by the coding sequence ATGAAAAAATATAACTTCCTAGCTGTCATTTTATTAGGAATCACATTAATTGGATGCAAAGAAAAAAATAAAGGTGAAAATTCTTTATTTACTATCGATGATTCTGCTTTTCCGGCTCATTTTACGCAAAAAGAAGTCCTTAATATCGGAATTTTAAACCCAAATTCGAAAGAAATCGACAGTGTTGCTTACTTCATAAACGACCAAAGAGTTGGAGGAACAAAAGGCGCTGAAAATTTTAGATTTGAATTAATAGATCAAAAATTAGGATACCAATACCTAAAAGCTAAAGTTTATTTTGGCGGAGATTCTTCTGATGCTACTAAAAGAATCGAAGTAGTTTCAGATGTTGAGCCAAAACTTTTAAATTATAAAATCGTAAATACTTTTGCACATGATTCTCTAGCTTTCACTGAAGGTTTAGAATTTCATGACGGAAGACTTTTTGAAAGTACAGGACAAAAAGAAGACTCGTACTTTAGAGAAGTAGATTATAAAACGGGAAAAGTGATCAAACAAATTGATCTTCCGAAAGAATATTTCGGAGAAGGCATTACGTTTTTTGGAGGTAAACTATATCAATTATCATGGCAAGAAAAAACAGGTTTTATCTACGATGCTAAAACTTTTAAATTGGAAAAAACATTCAAATACGATAAAGATATTGAAGGTTGGGGAATGACACATGATGATAAATATATCTATCATTCTGATGGAACAGAGAAAATCTGGAAAATGGATCCTTCTAACCAAAAATTAATTGATTATATCAATGTTTATTCTGGCTCTTCAAAAATTAAGGCACTTAATGAATTAGAATTAATCAATGGAAAATTCTATGCTAATGTTTGGCAAAAAGACGCCATTGCGGTTGTAGACCCAAAATCTGGTGCAGTTGAAGGAATTATCAATTTATCTGGACTACGTAAATTTGTAAAAAGCAAAAATGCTGAAGTTTTAAACGGAATAGCTTATAACCCTGCTACTAAAACCATTTTTGTTACAGGTAAATATTGGGATAAAATATTCGAAATAACAATTTCTGAATAA
- the hutI gene encoding imidazolonepropionase has protein sequence MITLITNIQELLQVRENSIAKVSGSEMANLPIIKNAFLVLKDNLIEDFGSMDNLPKINADKTIDATGKVVLPSWCDSHTHIVYAGNREQEFVDRINGLSYEEIANRGGGILNSAKKLNETSEEEIYEQSKIRLEEVMHLGTGAVEIKSGYGLTVDGELKMLRVIKKLAENYPIAIKATFLGAHAFPLHYKDDKAGYLDEIINEMLPEISKDKLADYVDVFCESGYFSVEETEKIMEAGLAFGLKPKIHVNQFNSIGGIQAGVKFNALSVDHLEIMTPEDIQALKNTETMPVALPSCSYFLSIPYTPAREMIKAGLPIALATDFNPGSTPSGNMNFVVATACIKMKMTPEEAINAATINGAYAMGLSETHGSITKGKKANLILTKPISSYYQIPYAFGSNLIESVFVEGKILE, from the coding sequence ATGATCACTTTAATCACAAACATACAAGAGTTACTACAGGTTCGCGAAAATTCAATTGCTAAAGTTTCAGGTTCTGAAATGGCTAATCTTCCAATAATTAAAAATGCTTTTTTAGTTTTAAAAGACAATTTAATTGAAGACTTCGGCTCAATGGATAATCTTCCAAAAATCAATGCAGATAAAACTATTGATGCAACAGGAAAAGTTGTGCTTCCGTCTTGGTGCGATAGCCATACACATATTGTTTATGCAGGAAATCGCGAGCAAGAATTTGTAGACCGCATCAACGGACTTTCTTATGAAGAAATTGCTAATCGTGGCGGCGGAATCCTTAATTCGGCTAAAAAACTAAACGAAACTTCAGAAGAAGAAATTTACGAGCAATCTAAAATTCGTTTAGAAGAAGTAATGCATTTAGGAACTGGAGCCGTAGAAATTAAATCAGGATACGGCTTAACAGTTGATGGAGAATTAAAAATGCTTCGTGTAATTAAAAAACTGGCCGAAAACTACCCTATTGCAATCAAAGCAACATTTCTAGGCGCGCATGCTTTTCCTTTACATTACAAAGACGATAAAGCAGGTTATTTGGATGAAATTATCAACGAAATGCTTCCAGAAATTTCTAAAGATAAGCTAGCAGATTACGTAGATGTTTTCTGCGAAAGCGGTTATTTTTCTGTAGAAGAAACCGAAAAAATCATGGAAGCAGGTTTAGCATTTGGCTTAAAACCAAAAATTCACGTAAATCAATTTAATTCGATTGGCGGAATTCAGGCTGGAGTTAAATTTAACGCCCTTTCTGTCGATCATTTAGAAATAATGACCCCAGAAGACATTCAAGCATTAAAAAACACAGAAACAATGCCTGTCGCTTTGCCTTCTTGCTCTTACTTTTTAAGCATTCCTTACACTCCTGCCCGCGAAATGATAAAAGCCGGTTTACCTATAGCTTTAGCAACAGATTTCAACCCTGGTTCTACTCCATCCGGAAATATGAATTTTGTGGTGGCAACAGCTTGCATCAAAATGAAAATGACGCCAGAAGAAGCCATAAATGCTGCCACAATTAACGGAGCATACGCAATGGGACTTTCTGAAACACACGGAAGTATTACAAAAGGCAAAAAAGCTAATTTAATCTTGACAAAACCGATTTCATCTTATTATCAAATTCCATACGCTTTTGGAAGCAATCTTATTGAATCTGTTTTTGTAGAAGGAAAAATTTTAGAATAA